The Lycium barbarum isolate Lr01 chromosome 10, ASM1917538v2, whole genome shotgun sequence genome includes a region encoding these proteins:
- the LOC132614950 gene encoding ASI1-immunoprecipitated protein 1-like isoform X2, with protein sequence MEALFEEYAAFEDKVKRTVYIDNLSPLAKESVVKAALDQFGNVIQIKIIRTYLELKSMGRAALVEMQNADEAKTIISEICNSPFMISGMPRPVRARSAVVEMFDDHPRKPGRRIMCRWLGSSDPDFEVAMKMKRIVRYHAKEANFLLKRQLEEEEKLAKEQSESLNAIYNKYELVQHVCNSGTATRLAKHYKMRIC encoded by the exons ATGGAAGCTTTATTTGAAGAGTATGCTGCCTTTGAAGATAAAGTGAAACGTACCGTGTATATAGACAACCTTTCGCCTTTGGCTAAGGAGTCTGTTGTTAAAGCTGCACTTGATCAATTCGGTAATGTCATTCAGATCAAGATTATACGAACCTACCTTGAACTGAAAAGCATGGGACGAGCTGCTTTAGTTGAGATGCAGAATGCAGATGAGGCAAAAACAATCATCTCTGAGATATGCAATTCCCCTTTCATGATCTCGGGCATGCCTAGGCCTGTTAGGGCACGTTCTGCTGTAGTTGAGATGTTTGATGACCACCCAAGGAAACCTGGTAGGAGGATAATGTGCCGCTGGTTGGGATCCAGTGATCCTGATTTTGAAGTGGCTATGAAGATGAAGCGTATAGTCAGGTACCATGCAAAAGAGGCCAATTTTTTGCTCAAG CGCCAATTGGAGGAGGAAGAAAAACTAGCGAAAGAGCAGTCAGAGTCCTTGAACGCAATCTACAATAAGTATGAACTCGTCCAACATGTCTGCAACAGTGGAACTGCCACGCGATTGGCAAAGCATTATAAAATGCGTATTTGCTGA